A window from Sphingobacterium hotanense encodes these proteins:
- a CDS encoding glycoside hydrolase family 88 protein, which produces MMGDSTMAIKAENKHPETGWGEAFANLFNENIRIENHAKNGKSTQSFIREGRWDSVYRGIQAGDYVFIQFGHNDQKITKPNPELFIPQYKANLAMFVKGVREKKGIPILMTPIARRHFKDGQLLETHGDYPNAVIRVADSLGVDYIDMTKKTSQLLRSLGDGASKHLFLHLDKGHVNYPNGVEDNTHLNKNGAMQLANIVAESLREQHIALASDLKRASSLATLPLSEQMARSAMEKLFQDNSFTDTVKGPKWTYDMGVVLEGITEVWRNTADAQYFNYVQQWMDRFVMEDGHIRNYRADEYNIDHVKNGRTLLMLYEVTGKKKYLDASHSLFNQLKTHPRTKEGGFWHKKIYPYQMWLDGLYMAQPFYVQYAGIMGLPEIYEDAVNQFTYMENHARDPRTGLLYHGWDESKKERWSNQKTGTSAHFWARGMGWFSMGLVDVLDYFPQDHPRRKELIAILQRTMEAVRKVQDPKTGVWYDIVDLPSRAGNYVEASASSMFVYAMAKSIRKGYISKAYQKSLERAYQGLLNEFVRPSGDDRVDLIKVVAVSGLGGKKYRDGSFDYYMSEPVVANDPKGVGAFLQASAEMVAFHANSKQKSFQVVLDNYYNNEYKKAVDGSMRPYHYLWDGQDNNGFSFLGRVFEEQGAELKTLRAAGTKHNLKDASVYIIADPDTEKETERPNYMDEQQANEIAQWVKQGGVLVLLLNDQGKCELEKTNLLAQKFGLQFQLDSKNRVKGRNFEEGAIIIPAGNEVFKTTRKIYVKELSTISVEAPAKALLKHQADVVMATTKYGKGTVFALGDPWLYNEYVDGRKLPAEFQNFQAAQELVSWLKEQIKKD; this is translated from the coding sequence ATGATGGGGGATAGTACGATGGCGATAAAGGCGGAGAATAAGCATCCGGAAACCGGCTGGGGCGAAGCATTTGCCAATTTATTTAATGAGAACATCCGCATAGAAAATCACGCTAAGAACGGTAAGAGTACCCAATCCTTTATTAGGGAGGGACGCTGGGATTCGGTGTATCGGGGTATTCAAGCTGGCGATTACGTGTTTATTCAGTTTGGGCATAACGACCAAAAGATAACAAAGCCTAACCCGGAATTATTTATACCTCAGTATAAGGCTAATTTAGCCATGTTCGTAAAGGGGGTCAGGGAGAAGAAAGGAATTCCTATTCTGATGACACCAATTGCTCGACGCCATTTTAAAGATGGACAACTATTGGAAACGCATGGGGATTACCCCAATGCAGTTATTCGTGTAGCTGATAGCTTAGGGGTCGACTATATCGATATGACCAAAAAAACGTCACAGCTTTTAAGGAGCCTTGGCGATGGGGCATCTAAACATTTGTTTTTACATCTGGATAAGGGCCACGTAAATTATCCGAACGGCGTTGAAGATAATACGCATCTTAATAAGAATGGTGCTATGCAGTTGGCGAACATTGTTGCGGAGTCGCTTCGGGAACAGCATATCGCTTTAGCAAGCGATTTGAAACGCGCAAGCTCGTTAGCAACCTTGCCGTTGTCGGAGCAAATGGCGCGGTCCGCGATGGAAAAATTATTTCAAGACAATAGTTTTACGGATACGGTGAAGGGACCAAAATGGACTTATGATATGGGCGTGGTTCTAGAAGGAATCACGGAGGTTTGGAGAAACACTGCCGATGCACAGTACTTTAACTACGTACAGCAATGGATGGATCGATTTGTTATGGAGGACGGGCATATTCGTAATTATCGGGCCGATGAATATAATATAGATCATGTCAAGAACGGACGTACCTTATTGATGTTATACGAAGTAACCGGGAAAAAGAAATACCTAGACGCTAGTCATTCCCTATTTAATCAGTTAAAGACACATCCACGCACCAAGGAAGGTGGGTTTTGGCATAAGAAAATTTACCCCTACCAAATGTGGTTGGATGGTCTCTATATGGCACAGCCTTTCTATGTTCAATACGCTGGAATTATGGGTTTGCCGGAGATCTATGAAGATGCAGTCAACCAGTTTACCTACATGGAAAATCATGCTAGGGATCCGCGTACCGGCTTGTTGTACCATGGTTGGGATGAATCTAAAAAAGAACGCTGGTCCAATCAGAAAACAGGTACCTCCGCACACTTTTGGGCAAGAGGGATGGGTTGGTTTTCGATGGGTTTAGTCGATGTACTCGATTATTTTCCGCAAGATCATCCCAGAAGAAAGGAACTTATTGCAATCCTTCAACGGACGATGGAGGCTGTGCGCAAGGTTCAGGACCCTAAAACAGGCGTATGGTATGATATCGTTGATCTGCCAAGCCGAGCCGGTAATTATGTGGAAGCCTCTGCGTCTAGTATGTTCGTCTATGCTATGGCCAAGTCGATTCGTAAAGGTTATATATCAAAAGCTTATCAAAAGAGTCTGGAGCGAGCATATCAAGGTTTATTAAATGAATTCGTCCGTCCTTCGGGCGATGATCGCGTCGATCTAATCAAGGTCGTGGCAGTTTCCGGTCTAGGTGGAAAAAAATATAGGGACGGAAGTTTCGACTATTATATGAGCGAACCAGTCGTTGCCAATGATCCAAAGGGTGTCGGAGCTTTTCTACAGGCTTCAGCGGAAATGGTAGCATTCCATGCGAATAGTAAACAAAAGTCTTTTCAGGTGGTATTGGATAATTATTATAATAACGAATACAAGAAGGCTGTAGACGGCTCCATGCGCCCATATCATTACCTATGGGACGGGCAGGATAATAATGGGTTTTCGTTTCTAGGAAGGGTTTTCGAAGAACAGGGAGCTGAGCTAAAGACCCTTCGCGCGGCGGGCACAAAGCATAACTTGAAAGACGCATCAGTCTACATTATCGCAGACCCGGATACGGAAAAAGAAACGGAGCGCCCAAACTACATGGATGAGCAGCAGGCGAATGAGATTGCACAATGGGTTAAGCAGGGTGGCGTGTTGGTACTTCTATTGAACGATCAGGGTAAATGCGAATTGGAGAAAACAAATTTGCTAGCGCAAAAGTTCGGTTTACAGTTTCAATTGGATAGTAAGAATCGGGTTAAGGGGAGGAACTTCGAAGAAGGTGCTATCATCATTCCTGCGGGAAATGAAGTCTTCAAGACGACTAGGAAGATCTATGTCAAGGAACTGAGTACGATTTCTGTGGAAGCTCCGGCAAAAGCCTTACTAAAACATCAGGCTGATGTGGTTATGGCGACCACAAAATATGGTAAAGGAACCGTTTTTGCCCTCGGTGACCCCTGGCTATATAATGAGTATGTAGACGGGCGTAAGCTTCCTGCAGAATTTCAGAATTTTCAGGCAGCACAGGAATTGGTTTCCTGGTTGAAAGAACAGATAAAGAAAGATTAA
- a CDS encoding tagaturonate reductase — protein sequence MIVSKNIISELNAANVILPSAESFDYPEKVIQFGTGVLLRGLPDFIIHQANQAGEFKGRILVVQSTGSGAVESFAKQDNLYTLAINGLDGGEIREEFVLINAISRVCAASSQWEEILKSAENEDMQILISNTTEVGIVASADTVQEMPPSSFPGKVCAYLYRRYKHFNGDSSKGMVILPTELIDNNGKQLKHFVLEAADRSGLEADFLNWLETANDFCDTLVDRIVPGKLNAEQQTKAQQTLGYEDDLMIMAEPYYLWAISCNNERTAHKLSFAEQHASVHLVPSIKNFKEIKLRLLNGTHTFSCAAAIIAGFKTVKEAMEDNTFRRFVSSLTEEIISCMDDPDLNKEELERFARQVLDRFANPFLEHRWESISLNYTTKMRMRNVPLLLKSKERDECPLSSMSLGFAAYVLFMRSKESAGQYIQDAYGSSITLQDDQAGKLYAYSQQGHEGLVKLLEDQDLWGASLMDISGFAEQVQRDKHAIVQNGFLKAFEEK from the coding sequence ATGATAGTAAGTAAAAATATAATCAGCGAGCTGAATGCGGCAAACGTAATTCTGCCGTCTGCTGAAAGCTTTGATTATCCGGAAAAGGTAATACAATTTGGTACTGGCGTATTGTTGCGTGGGCTACCGGACTTTATTATCCATCAGGCAAATCAGGCGGGGGAATTCAAAGGTCGCATTCTCGTTGTTCAGTCAACGGGCTCAGGTGCCGTAGAAAGCTTTGCAAAGCAAGATAATCTCTATACGTTGGCAATAAACGGTTTGGATGGCGGAGAAATTCGGGAAGAATTTGTATTGATTAATGCAATTTCCAGAGTATGTGCAGCTTCCTCTCAATGGGAGGAAATTTTAAAATCCGCCGAGAACGAGGACATGCAAATCTTGATTTCCAATACAACTGAAGTTGGGATTGTGGCAAGCGCGGATACGGTTCAAGAGATGCCGCCATCTTCCTTTCCGGGTAAGGTATGTGCCTATCTTTACCGTCGCTACAAACACTTTAATGGAGATTCGTCCAAAGGGATGGTCATTCTGCCAACAGAGTTAATAGACAATAACGGTAAGCAGCTAAAGCACTTTGTTTTGGAGGCTGCCGACCGTTCGGGACTAGAAGCGGACTTTTTGAATTGGTTGGAAACGGCGAATGACTTCTGCGACACCTTAGTAGATCGCATTGTACCGGGGAAACTAAATGCCGAACAGCAGACAAAGGCACAGCAGACATTAGGCTACGAGGATGACTTAATGATTATGGCCGAGCCCTATTATTTGTGGGCTATCAGTTGTAATAATGAACGAACAGCTCATAAATTGAGCTTTGCTGAGCAGCATGCATCAGTCCATTTGGTACCTTCTATCAAGAACTTTAAAGAGATTAAGCTACGCCTGCTGAATGGCACGCATACCTTCAGCTGTGCTGCGGCAATAATCGCCGGATTTAAAACGGTGAAGGAAGCTATGGAGGATAATACTTTTCGGCGATTTGTGTCGAGCCTGACGGAAGAGATTATTTCCTGTATGGACGACCCGGATTTAAATAAGGAAGAGTTAGAACGTTTTGCCCGTCAGGTATTGGATCGTTTCGCGAACCCTTTCTTAGAACATCGCTGGGAGAGCATTTCATTGAACTATACGACAAAGATGCGGATGCGAAATGTCCCATTACTTTTGAAGAGCAAAGAACGAGATGAATGCCCTTTGTCGAGCATGAGTTTAGGCTTTGCTGCCTATGTACTTTTTATGCGCAGCAAGGAATCCGCTGGACAATATATACAAGACGCCTATGGTTCAAGTATCACACTTCAAGATGATCAAGCCGGGAAATTATACGCCTATAGTCAGCAGGGACATGAGGGATTAGTGAAATTATTGGAAGATCAGGATTTGTGGGGAGCAAGTTTGATGGATATCTCCGGTTTTGCAGAACAAGTGCAGCGAGACAAACATGCTATCGTACAGAACGGGTTTTTAAAAGCATTTGAAGAAAAGTAA
- a CDS encoding UxaA family hydrolase: MQQRIIQLDPLDNVLVALQDLSQGESIIFQGETYKLKEDIPAKHKFFMRDMAAGESILMYGVLVGKTQYAVSSGERMSTENTKHATDGYAYRAFDYQWQPPNVDRFKDRTFRGYVRSDGRVGTANYWLFIPTVFCENRNLDLIKEVMHAELGYSVSAPFRNYTQALKEAYLKGDALMNASFDELAQAKPDTHRLFPNIDGIKFLTHQGGCGGTRQDAVVLGKLLAAYADHPNVAGITILSLGCQNLQLKELIEEIKVRNPHFDKPLFSFEHQEGYTEEEMVRLAIAKTFQGLVAANQVEREEVSLDKLVLGVKCGGSDGFSGISANPAVGYAADLLVALGGKVLLAEFPELCGAEQNLIDRTIEPDAAKKFISLMQAYSQSAERVGSGFHMNPSPGNIRDGLITDAIKSMGAVKKGGTAPIVDVLDYTEPAQKAGLSLVCTPGNDVEATTGKAASGATLILFTTGLGTPTGNAVCPVIKVSSNTALAKRMPDIIDINTGPVIEGEKSIEQMGEEILEYCIQAASGVIVPKAVLLNQDDFIPWKRGVSL, from the coding sequence ATGCAGCAAAGAATTATTCAATTGGACCCACTTGATAATGTGTTGGTCGCATTACAGGATTTATCACAGGGTGAATCTATCATTTTCCAAGGGGAGACTTATAAACTAAAAGAAGATATTCCCGCCAAGCATAAGTTTTTTATGCGTGATATGGCGGCTGGGGAGTCAATCCTAATGTACGGAGTGTTGGTTGGGAAAACGCAATACGCGGTTTCTTCGGGTGAACGCATGAGTACCGAAAATACAAAGCATGCAACGGATGGATACGCTTACAGAGCCTTTGACTATCAATGGCAGCCGCCTAACGTAGACCGGTTCAAAGATAGAACCTTCAGAGGTTATGTGCGGTCGGATGGGCGAGTGGGGACAGCAAACTATTGGCTATTTATACCTACTGTTTTTTGCGAAAACCGAAACCTCGACCTTATTAAGGAGGTTATGCATGCGGAGCTAGGCTACTCCGTTAGTGCACCATTTCGGAATTATACGCAAGCGTTGAAAGAGGCCTATCTGAAGGGTGATGCTTTGATGAATGCTTCCTTCGACGAGTTAGCACAAGCAAAACCAGATACGCATCGTTTATTCCCGAATATCGACGGTATTAAATTCCTTACCCATCAAGGTGGTTGCGGTGGTACACGACAGGATGCTGTTGTACTCGGGAAACTCTTAGCGGCTTATGCCGATCATCCGAATGTAGCTGGTATCACCATTCTAAGTTTAGGTTGTCAAAATCTGCAACTCAAGGAACTTATAGAGGAGATCAAGGTTCGTAATCCACACTTCGATAAGCCGTTGTTCAGTTTTGAGCATCAGGAAGGATATACGGAAGAGGAAATGGTACGCTTGGCGATTGCAAAGACTTTTCAAGGCCTAGTCGCTGCCAATCAGGTCGAACGGGAAGAGGTGAGCTTAGATAAGCTGGTTTTAGGGGTGAAATGTGGAGGGTCGGACGGTTTTAGTGGCATCTCGGCAAATCCCGCTGTGGGCTATGCTGCAGACTTGTTGGTTGCTTTGGGCGGAAAGGTATTGCTCGCAGAATTTCCTGAGCTCTGCGGTGCTGAACAGAATCTGATCGACCGGACGATAGAACCTGATGCAGCGAAGAAATTTATCAGTTTGATGCAGGCTTATAGCCAATCAGCCGAACGTGTGGGCTCGGGTTTTCATATGAACCCCTCTCCGGGTAATATCCGCGACGGATTGATCACTGATGCGATCAAGAGTATGGGCGCGGTGAAAAAAGGCGGGACGGCGCCGATTGTGGATGTACTGGATTACACGGAACCAGCGCAAAAAGCAGGGTTGAGTTTGGTCTGTACCCCGGGCAACGATGTGGAAGCAACGACTGGAAAAGCAGCTTCCGGGGCAACATTGATCTTGTTCACAACGGGCTTGGGAACACCTACAGGCAACGCCGTGTGTCCAGTGATCAAGGTTTCATCGAATACTGCTTTGGCAAAGCGGATGCCGGATATCATCGATATCAATACCGGACCGGTAATCGAAGGTGAGAAGAGCATTGAGCAAATGGGTGAGGAGATATTAGAATATTGTATACAAGCAGCTAGTGGAGTGATTGTTCCGAAAGCTGTGCTGTTAAACCAAGACGATTTTATTCCATGGAAACGTGGAGTTAGTTTATAA
- the uxaC gene encoding glucuronate isomerase: MKAFLDQDFLLQSETAKKLYHEYAKPLGIIDYHNHLIPEQIANNTQFENLSQVWLNGDHYKWRAMRTHGINEQYITGDASDREKFRKWAETVPYTMRNPLYHWTHLELQRYFGITEQLNADSADRIFDQTAEQLKDSSHSVRGLLKMMNVEVLCTTDDPLDNLEQHQAFAKEQESFRMLPAFRPDKAMQVEKVEALNAYINQLETVANVSIDDLQGYLDALKARHDYFAENGGSISDHGLEQVYAADFTESEINQIFSKIRQNSSLSEDEIIKFKSAMLLYFAQWDHEKGWVQQYHLGALRNNNARMLEQNGPDTGWDSIGDFVQGKALSKFFNKLDSKDQLAKTIIYNLNPADNELFATMIGNFNDGSVRGKMQFGSAWWFLDQKDGMTKQINALSNMGLLSCMVGMLTDSRSFLSFPRHEYFRRLLCNIFAEDIENGELPNDLEWVGKLVSDICYHNAKQYFNF, from the coding sequence ATGAAAGCATTTTTAGATCAAGATTTTCTGCTTCAAAGTGAAACCGCGAAGAAGCTTTATCATGAATACGCCAAGCCTCTAGGAATTATAGATTATCACAATCATCTTATTCCAGAGCAGATTGCAAATAATACGCAATTTGAAAATCTAAGTCAGGTATGGTTAAACGGCGACCACTATAAGTGGCGCGCCATGCGAACGCACGGTATCAACGAGCAATATATAACAGGGGATGCTTCGGATCGGGAGAAATTCCGTAAATGGGCGGAAACCGTACCCTATACGATGCGAAACCCCTTATATCATTGGACGCATTTGGAATTGCAGCGATATTTCGGTATTACCGAACAATTAAATGCTGATTCTGCAGATCGCATTTTCGATCAAACAGCGGAGCAGTTGAAGGATTCCAGTCATTCAGTCCGCGGCTTGTTGAAGATGATGAACGTTGAAGTGTTGTGTACGACGGATGATCCGTTGGATAATTTGGAACAACATCAAGCATTTGCGAAAGAGCAGGAGAGTTTCCGAATGCTGCCGGCATTTAGGCCTGACAAAGCGATGCAGGTAGAAAAGGTGGAAGCGTTGAATGCCTACATCAATCAGTTGGAAACTGTTGCAAACGTATCCATCGACGATCTGCAAGGCTATTTAGATGCTCTAAAGGCGCGTCATGATTATTTTGCTGAAAACGGGGGCAGTATATCTGACCACGGTTTGGAACAAGTTTATGCAGCAGATTTTACGGAATCTGAGATTAATCAAATCTTTTCGAAAATTCGCCAAAACTCATCGTTGAGCGAGGATGAAATAATAAAGTTTAAGTCCGCTATGCTGCTGTATTTTGCGCAGTGGGATCATGAAAAGGGCTGGGTGCAGCAATATCATTTAGGCGCATTAAGAAATAATAATGCTCGTATGTTAGAGCAGAACGGACCGGATACCGGTTGGGATTCCATCGGTGATTTCGTGCAGGGAAAAGCCCTGTCAAAGTTTTTCAATAAATTAGACTCAAAAGATCAATTAGCCAAGACAATTATCTATAATCTGAATCCGGCAGATAATGAGTTGTTTGCAACGATGATCGGGAACTTTAATGATGGGTCGGTGCGCGGAAAGATGCAGTTTGGCTCTGCATGGTGGTTCTTGGATCAAAAAGATGGGATGACCAAACAAATCAACGCCTTATCAAATATGGGCTTGTTGAGCTGTATGGTAGGTATGTTGACCGATTCTCGCAGCTTTCTGTCTTTCCCTAGGCATGAGTATTTCCGTCGTCTATTATGTAATATTTTCGCTGAAGATATAGAAAACGGCGAACTGCCAAATGATTTAGAATGGGTAGGAAAGTTGGTTTCAGACATCTGTTATCATAACGCAAAGCAATACTTTAATTTTTAA
- a CDS encoding NADP-dependent glyceraldehyde-3-phosphate dehydrogenase, producing MELDLENLFYREEDIPAEFALDEEIHQREFLSNGTMHAWSGKSSEVFSPICIKTKDGLVRKRIGSYPVCTEKESMEALDAAVKAYDNGRGIWPTMSVADRIACVEQFTQKMIAKRDIVVKLIMWEIGKSFADSQKEFDRTVDYIYATIDALKDLDRDNSRFQIEQGIIAQIRRSPLGVVLCMGPFNYPLNETFTTLIPALIMGNTLLFKPPKHGTLLHYPLLEAFQSCFPKGVVNTIYGRGNTIVPQLMQSGQINVLTLIGSSRVANELKKLHPKVNRLRAILGLDAKNAAIISKDADLDLAVKETVLGSLSFNGQRCTALKIIYVHRSIATAFLNKLSEEVEKLKYGMPWEKGVVLTPLPEPQKPAYLKECLDDALANGAKLINPHAGETLESFFYPAIVYPVNEKMKLYREEQFGPVIPVVPFDDLEEPIEYLIGSPHGQQVSIFSNKTEVISSLIDPLVNQVSRVNINAQCQRGPDIFPFTGRKDSAEGTLSVFDALRSFSIRSLVTTKDTPENKALINKIVEDGTSNFLSTKFIF from the coding sequence ATGGAACTCGATTTAGAGAACTTATTTTATCGGGAGGAAGACATTCCTGCCGAGTTTGCCCTCGATGAAGAGATTCATCAGCGGGAGTTTTTAAGCAATGGTACTATGCATGCTTGGTCGGGCAAAAGCAGCGAGGTATTCTCGCCTATATGTATCAAGACCAAGGATGGATTGGTACGAAAGCGTATCGGTAGTTATCCCGTTTGTACCGAAAAGGAGTCGATGGAAGCACTCGACGCAGCCGTGAAGGCTTATGATAACGGCCGTGGAATATGGCCGACGATGAGTGTTGCTGATCGAATTGCATGTGTGGAGCAATTCACACAAAAAATGATTGCGAAACGCGATATCGTCGTGAAGCTGATCATGTGGGAAATCGGAAAGTCTTTCGCAGATTCGCAAAAAGAATTCGACCGCACAGTCGATTATATCTATGCGACGATCGATGCGCTTAAGGACTTGGATAGAGATAATTCACGTTTTCAGATTGAGCAAGGTATTATTGCACAGATACGTCGATCGCCCTTAGGTGTGGTTCTTTGTATGGGGCCATTCAACTATCCTTTGAATGAAACCTTCACAACGCTTATCCCGGCATTGATTATGGGAAATACCCTGTTGTTCAAGCCACCTAAGCATGGAACTTTGTTGCACTATCCTTTGTTGGAGGCATTTCAAAGTTGTTTCCCTAAGGGCGTAGTCAATACCATTTATGGCCGAGGAAACACCATTGTGCCGCAGTTGATGCAGTCAGGGCAAATAAATGTATTGACCTTGATCGGTTCAAGTCGGGTGGCGAATGAACTCAAAAAATTGCATCCGAAAGTCAATCGTCTTCGAGCGATTTTGGGGCTGGATGCAAAGAATGCGGCCATCATCAGTAAAGATGCTGATTTGGATTTGGCAGTAAAAGAGACGGTTTTAGGGTCGCTTTCGTTTAATGGACAACGCTGTACAGCATTGAAGATTATCTATGTGCATCGCAGTATTGCAACAGCTTTCTTAAATAAGCTATCGGAAGAAGTCGAAAAACTGAAATATGGTATGCCTTGGGAGAAGGGTGTCGTTTTAACGCCATTACCGGAACCGCAAAAGCCTGCTTATTTAAAGGAATGTTTGGATGACGCGCTTGCCAACGGGGCGAAACTCATCAATCCTCATGCTGGGGAAACCTTAGAGTCTTTCTTTTATCCAGCAATCGTTTATCCGGTAAACGAAAAGATGAAATTGTATCGAGAAGAACAATTCGGTCCGGTGATCCCTGTCGTTCCTTTTGATGATTTGGAAGAGCCGATCGAGTATTTGATCGGATCGCCGCACGGGCAGCAGGTCAGCATATTTAGCAATAAAACCGAAGTGATTAGTTCATTAATTGATCCACTCGTCAATCAGGTGAGCAGGGTGAATATCAATGCGCAATGTCAGCGCGGTCCGGATATATTTCCATTTACCGGAAGGAAGGATAGTGCGGAGGGGACATTGTCTGTTTTCGATGCGTTGCGTTCTTTCTCCATTCGATCTTTAGTAACCACCAAGGATACACCCGAGAATAAAGCGCTGATCAATAAAATCGTTGAAGACGGCACTTCGAACTTCTTGAGTACCAAATTTATTTTTTAG
- a CDS encoding LacI family DNA-binding transcriptional regulator, producing MSQDHYTLKDIAKILKLSPSTVSRALRDSHEISDETKRLVLDFATKVNYRANPLARGLKERKSYSIGIVVSEIANNFFSQVIDGIESVAYDKNYQVVISQTNESAERERFHVEHFYSRSMDGLLMAMSSESSDTAYLEGMIKKGMPIVFFDRVPATLQSHRVITDNKRAAYEGVQFLVKKGCKRIALLSSSKKLSNSKERLEGFKLGLISQHLEFDEKLVQYCEYGGLKQSEIDQAINHLAELDYDGIFLSGDKLTTGYLQALRRNVRLAKKPIEIVGFTNSNLVDIFSPGITAIRQSAFEMGKRAAELLIEQIEQRGKETNFKTVVLPVELIEREM from the coding sequence ATGAGCCAGGACCATTACACCTTAAAAGACATTGCTAAGATTTTGAAATTGTCGCCATCGACGGTTTCTCGTGCTTTGCGTGATAGCCACGAGATTAGTGATGAGACAAAGCGTCTGGTCTTGGATTTTGCGACTAAGGTTAACTATCGGGCGAATCCATTAGCTCGAGGGCTGAAAGAGCGGAAGAGCTATAGTATCGGCATCGTAGTCAGTGAGATAGCGAACAACTTTTTTTCTCAAGTTATCGACGGCATCGAGTCTGTTGCTTACGATAAAAATTATCAGGTTGTCATTTCACAGACCAATGAGTCTGCGGAACGCGAACGGTTTCATGTAGAACATTTTTACTCGAGGTCCATGGATGGTCTATTGATGGCGATGTCGTCAGAAAGTTCTGATACTGCTTATCTCGAAGGAATGATCAAAAAGGGGATGCCGATCGTTTTCTTTGATCGGGTGCCTGCAACCTTGCAAAGTCATCGCGTCATTACAGATAATAAGCGGGCGGCCTATGAAGGTGTTCAGTTTCTTGTAAAGAAGGGCTGTAAGCGGATAGCCTTGTTAAGTTCTTCGAAAAAGTTGTCGAATAGCAAGGAGCGACTCGAGGGCTTCAAGTTGGGTCTGATTTCGCAGCATTTGGAATTCGATGAGAAGCTGGTCCAATACTGTGAATATGGTGGATTAAAGCAGTCAGAGATTGACCAAGCAATTAATCACTTGGCGGAATTGGATTATGATGGTATTTTCCTTTCGGGCGATAAGTTGACCACAGGGTATTTACAGGCACTGAGAAGAAATGTTAGGCTGGCGAAGAAGCCAATCGAAATCGTCGGATTTACGAATTCGAATTTAGTCGATATCTTCTCGCCGGGTATCACAGCAATACGGCAGTCGGCTTTTGAAATGGGTAAGCGAGCTGCAGAACTATTGATTGAACAGATTGAGCAACGTGGCAAAGAAACGAATTTTAAAACTGTTGTTTTGCCTGTTGAATTGATCGAGAGGGAGATGTAG
- a CDS encoding helix-turn-helix domain-containing protein, which translates to MDKNKINADEFVAKFMEDGLKHLTYIQTPIKIFALGDIAPYLKTPIPPIFFGYNLLIHITEGYFTHQIESTTFKVQAPAVVICNYGTISAIHSVDKLAQGHCILIKEQAMTSLFREQEILNIFTISPLLNLSKNDSNDLDSLLRLLNKEIYTESPYKEYYESIFKTALLKIIKLSDANETLGRREEVAIAFKQLVHLHFSEQKSVKFYADKLAVSLNYLNRCVSSVFKKSSKQLILEVAIIHSQLLLLETNKTVATIAYELEFDDPSYFTRIFKKIVGISPSEYRKTGS; encoded by the coding sequence ATGGATAAGAATAAAATCAATGCGGATGAGTTTGTGGCGAAGTTTATGGAGGATGGACTCAAGCATCTGACCTATATTCAAACGCCCATTAAAATATTTGCGCTCGGAGATATTGCCCCTTATCTAAAGACGCCGATTCCACCCATATTTTTTGGTTATAATTTATTGATTCATATAACGGAAGGATATTTTACTCACCAGATAGAATCGACCACGTTTAAAGTTCAGGCGCCAGCGGTGGTTATCTGTAATTATGGAACAATATCGGCAATACATTCCGTGGATAAACTTGCGCAAGGCCATTGTATTCTAATCAAAGAACAGGCCATGACCTCCTTGTTTCGAGAGCAAGAAATTCTTAATATTTTCACGATATCACCTTTGTTGAATCTTAGCAAGAATGATAGTAACGATCTGGATAGTTTACTTCGATTATTGAACAAAGAGATATACACTGAAAGTCCCTATAAGGAATATTACGAAAGTATTTTTAAGACGGCATTATTGAAAATTATCAAGTTATCGGATGCGAACGAAACACTTGGTAGACGAGAAGAAGTTGCGATTGCCTTCAAGCAATTAGTGCATCTTCATTTCAGCGAACAAAAATCGGTTAAATTTTACGCGGACAAGTTAGCTGTTTCATTAAATTATTTAAATCGCTGTGTATCATCAGTTTTTAAGAAATCATCGAAACAGCTGATCTTAGAGGTTGCAATCATTCACAGTCAGCTATTGCTATTAGAAACGAATAAGACGGTAGCAACTATTGCTTATGAACTGGAATTTGACGACCCGTCATATTTTACACGTATTTTCAAAAAAATTGTGGGTATATCACCCAGCGAATACCGGAAGACAGGCAGTTAG